Proteins from a genomic interval of Pelagibaculum spongiae:
- the cspD gene encoding cold shock domain-containing protein CspD, with amino-acid sequence MATGTVKWFNNAKGYGFICPEEGGEDLFAHYSSVTMEGYKTLKAGQAVTFDVHEGPKGLHAINIASGEEAETTTQ; translated from the coding sequence ATGGCAACCGGCACAGTGAAGTGGTTCAACAATGCTAAAGGATATGGCTTTATTTGTCCCGAGGAAGGGGGCGAAGATCTGTTTGCTCACTACTCATCGGTCACGATGGAGGGATACAAAACCCTCAAGGCCGGACAAGCAGTGACATTTGATGTACATGAAGGCCCAAAAGGCTTACATGCCATCAATATTGCATCTGGCGAAGAAGCTGAGACTACAACTCAATAA
- the clpS gene encoding ATP-dependent Clp protease adapter ClpS — translation MFCQLDLEIKSGGVQTGYENDFEVEVAPPELQPPAMYQVILMNDDFTPMDFVIQVLGQFFSHSQESATEVMLQVHHQGRGVCGIYTRDIAETKVACVNEFSRRNQHPLLCTMEKVEG, via the coding sequence TTGTTTTGTCAGCTAGACTTGGAAATCAAGAGCGGTGGAGTTCAAACCGGGTACGAAAATGACTTTGAAGTTGAAGTCGCTCCCCCCGAGCTACAGCCGCCTGCCATGTATCAGGTTATTCTAATGAATGATGATTTCACCCCGATGGATTTCGTTATTCAGGTGCTTGGGCAGTTTTTTTCTCACAGCCAAGAGTCGGCTACCGAGGTAATGCTTCAAGTTCACCATCAAGGGCGTGGCGTGTGTGGGATATACACGCGCGACATTGCAGAAACCAAGGTAGCCTGTGTGAATGAATTCTCACGACGTAACCAGCACCCCTTGCTTTGCACCATGGAAAAGGTCGAAGGCTAG